The genomic window TTGCCAACGATCGCTGTGCGGAGGTTCCGAAGTGGCACGCGAACGTGCCGAATCCGTCCCGCTCGGGGGAGCACGACCGCGGCCTGAGCGCCTCGTTCCTCCCTTCGCTCTCTCGCGTTTGCGAGCCCCCCGAAGCCGGCCGGGGGGTGATTCGCCCGCCTGCAACGCGGCAAGGCTACAACGAACCCGCGGCGCGATCGCGAGCCCAGCGCGCGACCTGCTTCGCGAACCGCTCCAAGTCCTGCATGCCGTCGGTGGCGGCTCGATGGACGAGCTCCACGTCGATGCCCGCGTAGCCGTGCGCAACCACGTTGCGCAGCCCTACCGCGCGGCACAGTGCCTCAGCAGTTGGCTCGTCAATGACCTGATGCTCTCGTGCCCGTGTGAAGCCCTCGGCCAGCGTCTTGGCAGCAACCCAGCCTTCGTCCGCGATCAGATGGCTACTAATATCAGCGCAGATCTGTACCGCGAGCATGAGGTTGAACGACACCAGGTCAAGAGCGTCCCGATTCCGTCGCAGCACGCCGGCATCACCGCCTCGGTGAGATTTGATGCGGGCGATCCGATCCGATAGCTCGGCGAGCTTGGCCGAAAGCAGGTCCAAATCAACCATCGGACAGCCCCTCTCGTGCTACCCGCGCGAGCCATGCGTCCCGCATGCGACGATACCAAGGGCCGTCGGTCTCTAGCGTCAGGAGCGCTCGAGTCCGCCAACTCGCGGCCGCCCCGGACTGTCCTTCATGAAGCAGCTGCGCGTCGCGCACGAGTTGGCCAAGCTGTGGAATGCTGTCGAAGCGGATGGCGATTACATCGACCTCGCGGCCCGTAGCCTGCGAGAGTTTCGCTGCCAGCGCTTGAAGGTCCATGCTTGGTGCGTCCACCGCGATGTCGAGGTCAGAGTCCATCCCGGCTTGCCCACGGGCAAACGACCCGAAGAGCAGCGCGAGTCGCACTCCCGGCTCACCACGAAGCGCGGCCTGCGCCGCCTCAAGGGCCGGATCGGGCTGGAGCGTGTCCATCAAGGCGAGTTGTAGCACAGCCGGGGTCACATACCCCGGTATCGCTGCCACCACCGGTTGGCTGCTCCGGCCGCTCCAGGTGGCCTCAGGCGACGCTCTCGACACCTCCGGGTGGGTACCAAGCGGCTGTAGCCACTGCGCCCCGTCTGAGGTGGACAGAGCGCATCGGCGGCCTACGATCCCAAGCATCCCCCGGAGCGGTCACGCACGGGAGACGCGCTTGTGCCCAACTCTCGCCTGCGCTGACCGCACCGACACGTGCGTCCGAAGGAAAGATATGACAACCGATACGTTCTCAAGCCGAGCTAGGCTCCAAGTTGGTGATGCGACGTTTGCGATCTGGCGCCTGGACGCGCTGCAGCGCGCCGGGATTGGAGACGTGGGCCGGCTTCCCTACTGTCTGCGCGTGTTGGCGGAGAATCTGCTTCGCAACGAGGACGGCTCCGCGGTGCGGGCGGCGCAGGTGGAGGCCCTGGCGCGTTGGCAGCCGAGCGATACGCCGACGCAAGAAATCGCATTCCAGCC from Pseudomonadota bacterium includes these protein-coding regions:
- a CDS encoding DUF86 domain-containing protein: MVDLDLLSAKLAELSDRIARIKSHRGGDAGVLRRNRDALDLVSFNLMLAVQICADISSHLIADEGWVAAKTLAEGFTRAREHQVIDEPTAEALCRAVGLRNVVAHGYAGIDVELVHRAATDGMQDLERFAKQVARWARDRAAGSL